A stretch of Chelmon rostratus isolate fCheRos1 chromosome 18, fCheRos1.pri, whole genome shotgun sequence DNA encodes these proteins:
- the LOC121622339 gene encoding uncharacterized protein LOC121622339 isoform X3, producing the protein MIDDQSRCGSIDWLLSGPGRSTVQLVKNGQIGENIKPDRLSVTENCSLVIKKVTGEDVGFYTCRRIIPRHQYEDANVHLLVITMTERTDSEEVTLFITVLTHRQCEYRVKWLHEDQNVEKDKDMETYPSCSATVKFPTTYLKQDLRYPDLFKFEVTNHYTGQVQQFDFSPQPSGGKAGEDATTATTTSAIITPKNRNEGRTDSSGPAITTTPESWWLYIVVPTGVAALLVVIVTVIIWKRTKGKTTQMDESTGLSSNPAVTESGPETNQDRADPEDGVSYASVSYTKRTSSKGQVKDDEGDAVTYSTVKASSSCAGASDDPCTLYATVNKPNK; encoded by the exons ATGATAGATGATCAGAGCAGATGTGGCAGTATTGATTGGCTCCTCAGTGGTCCAGGAAGGTCAACAGTACAGCTGGTTAAAAATGGGCAGATTGGTGAAAACATTAAACCGGACAGACTGAGCGTGACAGAGAATTGTTCTCTGGTTATAAAGAAGGTCACAGGCGAGGATGTTGGTTTTTACACCTGCAGACGGATCATACCAAGACATCAATATGAAGATGCTAATGTTCATCTGCTTGTTATTACCA tgaCTGAACGTACAGACTCTGAGGAGGTGACGTTGTTCATCACTGTGTTAACTCACAGACAGTGTGAATACAGAGTGAAGTGGCTGCATGAGGATCAAAATGTGGAGAAAGATAAAGACATGGAGACATATCCCAGTTGCTCAGCTACTGTGAAATTTCCTACAACTTATCTGAAGCAGGATTTAAGATATCCCGACCTGTTCAAGTTTGAAGTGACCAATCATTACACTGGACAAGTGCAGCAGTTTGACTTCAGTCCTCAGCCCTCAGGTGGGAAAGCAG GAGAGGATGCAACAACCGCAACGACAACATCAGCGATAATAACACCTAAGAACAGGAACGAAGGAAGGACCGACTCATCAGGACCTGCAATCACTACAACACCAGAAA GTTGGTGGTTGTACATCGTTGTGCCGACAGGTGTAGCTGCACTCCTAGTAGTCATTGTGACTGTGATCATTTGGAAGAGAACTAAAG gcaAGACAACACAGATGGATGAAAGCACA GGACTGAGCTCAAACCCGGCGGTGACTGAGTCTGGTCCAGAAACCAATCAGGACAGG GCTGATCCTGAAGATGGTGTTTCCTACGCCTCCGTCAGCTACACCAAGAGGACCAGCAGTAAAGGCCAG GTTAaagatgatgaaggtgatgcaGTGACGTACAGCACCGTGAAAGCGTCCTCATCTTGCGCAGGAGCCTCTGATGATCCCTGCACCCTCTACGCCACCgtcaacaaaccaaacaaataa
- the LOC121622339 gene encoding uncharacterized protein LOC121622339 isoform X1 — protein MAEFRWINVSLFLILVLHFTAAAGQYSPHFVVRDGDEVTLPCGHMIDDQSRCGSIDWLLSGPGRSTVQLVKNGQIGENIKPDRLSVTENCSLVIKKVTGEDVGFYTCRRIIPRHQYEDANVHLLVITMTERTDSEEVTLFITVLTHRQCEYRVKWLHEDQNVEKDKDMETYPSCSATVKFPTTYLKQDLRYPDLFKFEVTNHYTGQVQQFDFSPQPSGGKAGEDATTATTTSAIITPKNRNEGRTDSSGPAITTTPESWWLYIVVPTGVAALLVVIVTVIIWKRTKGKTTQMDESTGLSSNPAVTESGPETNQDRADPEDGVSYASVSYTKRTSSKGQVKDDEGDAVTYSTVKASSSCAGASDDPCTLYATVNKPNK, from the exons ATGGCTGAATTCAGATGGATTAACGTGTCATTGTTTCTGATACTGGTGCTTCACTTTACAG cagcagctggacaaTATTCCCCCCACTTTGTTGTCAGAGATGGAGATGAAGTCACTTTGCCTTGTGGACATATGATAGATGATCAGAGCAGATGTGGCAGTATTGATTGGCTCCTCAGTGGTCCAGGAAGGTCAACAGTACAGCTGGTTAAAAATGGGCAGATTGGTGAAAACATTAAACCGGACAGACTGAGCGTGACAGAGAATTGTTCTCTGGTTATAAAGAAGGTCACAGGCGAGGATGTTGGTTTTTACACCTGCAGACGGATCATACCAAGACATCAATATGAAGATGCTAATGTTCATCTGCTTGTTATTACCA tgaCTGAACGTACAGACTCTGAGGAGGTGACGTTGTTCATCACTGTGTTAACTCACAGACAGTGTGAATACAGAGTGAAGTGGCTGCATGAGGATCAAAATGTGGAGAAAGATAAAGACATGGAGACATATCCCAGTTGCTCAGCTACTGTGAAATTTCCTACAACTTATCTGAAGCAGGATTTAAGATATCCCGACCTGTTCAAGTTTGAAGTGACCAATCATTACACTGGACAAGTGCAGCAGTTTGACTTCAGTCCTCAGCCCTCAGGTGGGAAAGCAG GAGAGGATGCAACAACCGCAACGACAACATCAGCGATAATAACACCTAAGAACAGGAACGAAGGAAGGACCGACTCATCAGGACCTGCAATCACTACAACACCAGAAA GTTGGTGGTTGTACATCGTTGTGCCGACAGGTGTAGCTGCACTCCTAGTAGTCATTGTGACTGTGATCATTTGGAAGAGAACTAAAG gcaAGACAACACAGATGGATGAAAGCACA GGACTGAGCTCAAACCCGGCGGTGACTGAGTCTGGTCCAGAAACCAATCAGGACAGG GCTGATCCTGAAGATGGTGTTTCCTACGCCTCCGTCAGCTACACCAAGAGGACCAGCAGTAAAGGCCAG GTTAaagatgatgaaggtgatgcaGTGACGTACAGCACCGTGAAAGCGTCCTCATCTTGCGCAGGAGCCTCTGATGATCCCTGCACCCTCTACGCCACCgtcaacaaaccaaacaaataa
- the LOC121622339 gene encoding uncharacterized protein LOC121622339 isoform X2: MAEFRWINVSLFLILVLHFTAAAGQYSPHFVVRDGDEVTLPCGHMIDDQSRCGSIDWLLSGPGRSTVQLVKNGQIGENIKPDRLSVTENCSLVIKKVTGEDVGFYTCRRIIPRHQYEDANVHLLVITMTERTDSEEVTLFITVLTHRQCEYRVKWLHEDQNVEKDKDMETYPSCSATVKFPTTYLKQDLRYPDLFKFEVTNHYTGQVQQFDFSPQPSGEDATTATTTSAIITPKNRNEGRTDSSGPAITTTPESWWLYIVVPTGVAALLVVIVTVIIWKRTKGKTTQMDESTGLSSNPAVTESGPETNQDRADPEDGVSYASVSYTKRTSSKGQVKDDEGDAVTYSTVKASSSCAGASDDPCTLYATVNKPNK, encoded by the exons ATGGCTGAATTCAGATGGATTAACGTGTCATTGTTTCTGATACTGGTGCTTCACTTTACAG cagcagctggacaaTATTCCCCCCACTTTGTTGTCAGAGATGGAGATGAAGTCACTTTGCCTTGTGGACATATGATAGATGATCAGAGCAGATGTGGCAGTATTGATTGGCTCCTCAGTGGTCCAGGAAGGTCAACAGTACAGCTGGTTAAAAATGGGCAGATTGGTGAAAACATTAAACCGGACAGACTGAGCGTGACAGAGAATTGTTCTCTGGTTATAAAGAAGGTCACAGGCGAGGATGTTGGTTTTTACACCTGCAGACGGATCATACCAAGACATCAATATGAAGATGCTAATGTTCATCTGCTTGTTATTACCA tgaCTGAACGTACAGACTCTGAGGAGGTGACGTTGTTCATCACTGTGTTAACTCACAGACAGTGTGAATACAGAGTGAAGTGGCTGCATGAGGATCAAAATGTGGAGAAAGATAAAGACATGGAGACATATCCCAGTTGCTCAGCTACTGTGAAATTTCCTACAACTTATCTGAAGCAGGATTTAAGATATCCCGACCTGTTCAAGTTTGAAGTGACCAATCATTACACTGGACAAGTGCAGCAGTTTGACTTCAGTCCTCAGCCCTCAG GAGAGGATGCAACAACCGCAACGACAACATCAGCGATAATAACACCTAAGAACAGGAACGAAGGAAGGACCGACTCATCAGGACCTGCAATCACTACAACACCAGAAA GTTGGTGGTTGTACATCGTTGTGCCGACAGGTGTAGCTGCACTCCTAGTAGTCATTGTGACTGTGATCATTTGGAAGAGAACTAAAG gcaAGACAACACAGATGGATGAAAGCACA GGACTGAGCTCAAACCCGGCGGTGACTGAGTCTGGTCCAGAAACCAATCAGGACAGG GCTGATCCTGAAGATGGTGTTTCCTACGCCTCCGTCAGCTACACCAAGAGGACCAGCAGTAAAGGCCAG GTTAaagatgatgaaggtgatgcaGTGACGTACAGCACCGTGAAAGCGTCCTCATCTTGCGCAGGAGCCTCTGATGATCCCTGCACCCTCTACGCCACCgtcaacaaaccaaacaaataa